A segment of the Mycobacterium intracellulare ATCC 13950 genome:
CAGGCCATGGCGACCTCGCTGACCGGTTACCTGATGGCGGCGCAGGAGGACGTGACCAGCCTCTACAAGGTGGGTCTGGGTTCGGTGCGCTTCCTGATGAGCGTCGGTGACCTGGTCATCGGCTGGCTGTTGCAGCGTCAGGCCGCGGTGGCCGTGGCGGCACTCGACGCCGGCGCCAGCGGTGACGACAAGGCCTTCTACGAGGGCAAGGTCGCGGTGGCGTCGTTCTTCGCGAAGAACTTCCTGCCGATGCTGACCAGCACCCGCGAGGTCATCGAGACGCTGGACAACGACATCATGGAGCTCGACGAGGCCGCCTTCTAGGCCGCTTCGTAGGGACGCACAAAAATCCCCCGCCTCCGAAAGAAGGCGGGGGATTTTTGTGCGCCGGCGAGGTCGTCTGGACGGGTTTTTATCGTTCGGGTGTACTCCTACCCGGGCCATCGCGCAGGGACCGGGTCATGCTGTGCAGGATCCGGAACGCGTCTGACCGCTGGGCCTCGGTCAGGCCGGCCAGCATTCTGACCTCGACGGACCGGACCGCCTTGCTGGCTTTCTCCAGGCTCTGTCGGCCACGCGGCGTGAGGCGCGTGGGAAGAATCTTCCCGACGGGTGCCTCCGCGGGCCGGGCCACATAGCCGTCGCGCTCCAGGGCCTGAAGGAGCACGTTCATCGACTGCCGTGTCACGAACGCGCCCCGCGCGAGCTCGGAGTTCGACAAACCCGGCCGTTGCGCGAGCAGCTCGAGGCAGGAGTAGTGCGTCACGCTCATCCCGAGCGGGCGCAGCACCTCCTCCATGGCCGCGCGCAGCGCACTCGACGCCTCTTTCAGCGCGTAGCCCAGGGACGTATCCAGGTCTACGCCGACACCCTCTTGACTCATGTCAGTATTCTGACATACTTCGCTATGTCAGAAATCTGACACGAATCGAAGGAGCAGCGTCATGCCCGCCACCGGCCCCGACTTCATCTCCCTGCAAGCGCGCGACCTCGACGCATCGCAGGCGTTCTACGAGCAGTACCTCGGCCTCGTCCGCTCGCCGGCCGGACCTCCGCACGCCGTTGTGTTCGAAACGCAGCCAATCGCGTTCGCGCTCCGCGAGGTCGCTCCGGGCACCGACCTCGCATCCGTGGCTCAGCCCGGCATCGGTGCCGCGATCTGGGTGCACGCCACCGACGTCCAGAGCATCCACGATGCTCTCGTGGCCGACGGCCACACCATCGTCTCCGCACCGATCGACGGCCCCTTCGGCCGGACATTCACCTTCGCCGACCCCGACGGCTACCACGTCACCCTCCACGACCGCGCCTGATCGACGACCGGGCGATCACCGCAATGCCCAATACCGCGCGGTTACATCGGAGGAGTCGGTCCGTCGAAGGAACCAAAAAGGCCGCCGCTGGATCCCCTCACTCCAGCGGCGGCCCTTTTCGGACGCCCATCGGCCGAGACCGACAGGCGGTCGTTCCGGGGGATGCCCCGTATTGCCGTCGGGGTCGGGGGGTCAGACCACAACACGGGGCCATCCGGGGTCACGGATACCCGTCGCCTTCGATCGCTAACCCGATGTGACCCATCTCATCGGCCCGACGGTCAGGCCTCCAGGATCGCGGCCACTCCCTGGCCGCCCGCCGCGCAGATCGAGACCAGGGCGCGCACCGGCTTGCCCGCGCCCTTCTGCTCGGCCTTTCGCTGCGCGAGCTGCTTGGCGGCCTGAGCCAGGATCCGCCCGCCGGTGGCGGCAAACGGGTGGCCGGCGGCCAGCGAGGAGCCGTTGACGTTGAGCTTGGACCGGTCGATCGAGCCCAGCGCGGCGTCCAGCCCCAGCCGCCCCTTGCAGTACTCCTCGGATTCCCACGCCTGCAGGTGACACAGCACGACCGACGCGAACGCCTCGTGGATCTCGTAGAAATCGAAATCCTGCAGGCTCAGGCCATTGCGGGCGAGCAGCCGCGGCACCGCGTACGTGGGCGCCATGAGCAGGCCGTCCCGCCCGTTGACGTAGTCGACCGCCGCCGTTTCGGAGTCCACCAGGTACGCCAGCGGTGTGAGCGAGTGGGCCTCCGCCCACTCGTCGGTGCCCAGCAGGGCGACCGAGGCGCCGTCGGTCAGCGGGGTCGAGTTGCCGGCCGTCATCGTCGCGTCGCCGGCCTTGACGCCGAACACCGGCCGCAGCTTGGCCAGCTTCTCGGCCGACGAGTCCGCTCGCAGGTTGTCGTCGCGGTACAGCCCCAGAAACGGCGTGACGAGGTCGTCGAAGAAGCCGCGGTCGTAGGCGGCGGCCATGTTGCGGTGGCTGGCGGCGGCCAGCTCGTCCTGGGCGACGCGCGAGATGCCCATCTGCTTGGCGGTGATCGCCTGGTGCTCCCCCATGGACAGCCCGGTGCGCGGTTCGCTGTTGACCGGGATCTCCACGCCCAGGGTCGCGGGCAGCGTGCCCACCAGCTTCAGCCGCTGCACGTTGGACTTGGCGCGGCGCAACTTGAGCAGGGTGCGGCGCAAGTTGTCGCCGAGGCCGATCGGCGCGTCGGAGGTGGTGTCCACCCCGCCGGCGGCGGCCACCTCGTAGCGGCCGGCCGCGATGCCGTCGGCGGCGGCGATCGCCGCCTGCAGGCCGGTGCCGCACGCCTGCTGCAGGTCGAACGCCGGCGTGTACGACGCCAGCTGCGAACCGAGCACGCATTCGCGCGTGAGGTTGAAGTCCCGGCTGTGCTTGAGCACGGCGCCGCCGACCACCACGCCGAGCCGCTCGCCGGCCAGCCCGAAGCGATCCACCAGCCCGCCCAGCGCGGCGGTGAACATGTCCTGGTTGGAGGCCTCGGCGTAGGCGCCGTCGGACCGGGCAAACGGGATGCGGTTGCCGCCCAGGATGGCGACGCGCCGCCGCTCGGAGCTGCGCTGAGCAGCCGGTGTACTTGCCTCAGAACTTGCAGGGGCCACTGTTTTCTCCGTGCTCGTGCGGTCTATCGGTTTGGGATTCGCCCGTCTGGGGCCATACTACCCACTGTTCTTACTCTGCAGTAAGTTCGTCCTCGATACGGTTGTGCTGTAGGCATACCCCGACTTCGCAAGAACATGGAAGGTAGCTCCGGTGGCTCCCAAGGTCTCGTCCGATCTGTTCTCTCAGATCGTCAACTCCGGTCCTGGTTCGTTCCTCGCCAAGCAGCTCGGTGTTCCCCAACCCGAGACGCTGCGCCGCTATCGCGCCGGTGATCCGCCGCTGGCCGGGGCGCTGCTGATCGGCGGGGAGGGCAGAGTCGTCGAGCCGCTGCGCGCGGCGCTGGACGCCGACTACGACCTGGTCGGCAACAACCTGGGCGGGCGCTGGGCCGACAAGTTCGGCGGGCTGGTCTTCGACGCCACCGGCATCACCACGCCCGAAGGGCTCAAGGGGTTGTACGAGTTCTTCACCCCGCTGCTGCGCAACCTGGGCCACTCGGCCCGCGTGGCGGTGGTCGGCACCACGCCCGACGGCGCCGCCAACCCGCACGAGCGGATCGCCCAGCGCGCGTTGGAGGGCTTCACCCGCTCGCTGGGCAAGGAGCTGCGCAACGGCAGCACGGTCGCGCTGGTGTACCTGTCGCCGGACGCCAAACCCGCTGCGACGGGCCTGGAATCGACCATGCGGTTCATCCTGTCGGCCAAGTCGGCGTACGTGGACGGCCAGGTGTTCTATGTCGGGGAGGCGGACTCCACACCGCCGGGTGATTGGGAACGGCCGCTGGACGGCAAGGTCGCCATCGTGACAGGCGCGGCCCGCGGCATCGGCGCGACGATCGCCGAGGTGTTCGCCCGCGACGGTGCGCGCGTCGTCGCGATCGACGTCGAATCGGCCGCCGAGGCGCTGGCCGAGACGGCCAGCCGGGTGGGGGGCACCGCGCTGTGGCTCGACGTCACTGCCCCCGACGCCGTCGACAAGATCACCGAGCACCTGCGCGAGCATCACGGCGGCCACGCCGACGTCCTTGTCAACAACGCCGGGATCACCCGCGACAAGCTGCTGGCCAACATGGACGATGCGCGCTGGGACGCCGTCTTGGCCGTCAATCTGCTTGCCCCGCTGCGCCTTACCGAGGGGCTGGTCGGCAACGGCAGCATCGGCGAGGGCGGCCGGGTGATCGGCCTGTCGTCGATGGCCGGCATCGCGGGCAACCGCGGCCAGACCAATTACGCCACCACCAAGGCGGGGATGATCGGCCTGACCCAGGCGCTGGCCCCGGAGCTCTACGACAAGGGCATCACCATCAACGCCGTCGCACCGGGATTCATCGAGACCCAGATGACGGCCGCCATCCCGCTGGCCACCCGCGAGGTCGGCCGCCGGATGAACTCACTGCTGCAGGGCGGCCAGCCGGTGGATGTCGCGGAGGCCATCGCCTACTTCGCCAGCCCGGCCTCGAACGCGGTGACCGGCAACGTCATTCGCGTATGCGGCCAGGCCATGCTGGGCGCATAGGAGAACGTGATGAACCAGCCAAGCGGCCTGAAGAATCTGCTGCGCGCGGCCGCGGGAGCCCTGCCGGTGGTGTCCCGCGGCGGCGGACTGCCCACCCGCACGGTCACCATCGAGGAACTGCCCATCGACCGCACGAACGTCGC
Coding sequences within it:
- a CDS encoding 3-oxoacyl-ACP reductase is translated as MAPKVSSDLFSQIVNSGPGSFLAKQLGVPQPETLRRYRAGDPPLAGALLIGGEGRVVEPLRAALDADYDLVGNNLGGRWADKFGGLVFDATGITTPEGLKGLYEFFTPLLRNLGHSARVAVVGTTPDGAANPHERIAQRALEGFTRSLGKELRNGSTVALVYLSPDAKPAATGLESTMRFILSAKSAYVDGQVFYVGEADSTPPGDWERPLDGKVAIVTGAARGIGATIAEVFARDGARVVAIDVESAAEALAETASRVGGTALWLDVTAPDAVDKITEHLREHHGGHADVLVNNAGITRDKLLANMDDARWDAVLAVNLLAPLRLTEGLVGNGSIGEGGRVIGLSSMAGIAGNRGQTNYATTKAGMIGLTQALAPELYDKGITINAVAPGFIETQMTAAIPLATREVGRRMNSLLQGGQPVDVAEAIAYFASPASNAVTGNVIRVCGQAMLGA
- a CDS encoding acetyl-CoA C-acetyltransferase, whose product is MAPASSEASTPAAQRSSERRRVAILGGNRIPFARSDGAYAEASNQDMFTAALGGLVDRFGLAGERLGVVVGGAVLKHSRDFNLTRECVLGSQLASYTPAFDLQQACGTGLQAAIAAADGIAAGRYEVAAAGGVDTTSDAPIGLGDNLRRTLLKLRRAKSNVQRLKLVGTLPATLGVEIPVNSEPRTGLSMGEHQAITAKQMGISRVAQDELAAASHRNMAAAYDRGFFDDLVTPFLGLYRDDNLRADSSAEKLAKLRPVFGVKAGDATMTAGNSTPLTDGASVALLGTDEWAEAHSLTPLAYLVDSETAAVDYVNGRDGLLMAPTYAVPRLLARNGLSLQDFDFYEIHEAFASVVLCHLQAWESEEYCKGRLGLDAALGSIDRSKLNVNGSSLAAGHPFAATGGRILAQAAKQLAQRKAEQKGAGKPVRALVSICAAGGQGVAAILEA
- a CDS encoding MarR family winged helix-turn-helix transcriptional regulator; translation: MSQEGVGVDLDTSLGYALKEASSALRAAMEEVLRPLGMSVTHYSCLELLAQRPGLSNSELARGAFVTRQSMNVLLQALERDGYVARPAEAPVGKILPTRLTPRGRQSLEKASKAVRSVEVRMLAGLTEAQRSDAFRILHSMTRSLRDGPGRSTPER
- a CDS encoding VOC family protein, with the translated sequence MPATGPDFISLQARDLDASQAFYEQYLGLVRSPAGPPHAVVFETQPIAFALREVAPGTDLASVAQPGIGAAIWVHATDVQSIHDALVADGHTIVSAPIDGPFGRTFTFADPDGYHVTLHDRA